One Natrinema marinum genomic window carries:
- the mce gene encoding methylmalonyl-CoA epimerase, which yields MHFDHAGIAIDDAQALAELYGDLFGLEVAHEEEFDGMRVVFLDCGDGYFELLEPLDDDGTIARYLEDGGAGIHHLALATDDIEGALETVRDHDVTLIDEEPRPGAWGHSVAFLHPKDTGGILVELVEH from the coding sequence ATGCACTTCGATCACGCCGGTATCGCGATCGACGACGCACAGGCGCTCGCGGAACTGTACGGCGACCTCTTCGGCCTTGAGGTCGCCCACGAGGAGGAGTTCGACGGCATGCGCGTCGTCTTCCTCGACTGCGGCGACGGCTACTTCGAACTGCTCGAGCCCCTCGACGACGACGGGACGATCGCCCGCTACCTCGAGGACGGTGGCGCGGGCATCCACCACCTCGCGCTCGCGACCGACGACATCGAGGGCGCACTCGAGACGGTCCGCGACCACGACGTGACGCTGATCGACGAGGAGCCGCGGCCGGGCGCGTGGGGCCACTCCGTCGCCTTCTTGCATCCGAAAGACACTGGTGGCATTCTGGTCGAACTGGTCGAACACTGA
- a CDS encoding FAD-dependent oxidoreductase, whose translation MDGTSVTVASVTEVGPDTVALELETPAGFDALPGQFVLLRAAPDDEELARHYTLSSPSVGETFELTVGIDPDGDLSPWLADLEAGETVHVEGPFGRITYDGEGDVVAVAGGPGVGAAVAIAEAAHEAGHEATVIYRAAEPAHTDRLEALEDAGATVVVLEAGADDELAEAVTTHREAGQLYAFGFDDFVTAVAEAIEADGGDQDDALIENFG comes from the coding sequence ATGGATGGGACGTCAGTCACCGTCGCATCGGTCACCGAAGTCGGTCCCGACACCGTCGCGCTCGAGCTCGAGACGCCCGCGGGGTTCGACGCCCTGCCGGGACAGTTCGTCTTGCTGCGCGCCGCGCCCGACGACGAGGAGCTCGCCCGCCACTACACGCTCTCCTCACCGTCGGTCGGTGAGACGTTCGAACTCACGGTCGGGATCGATCCCGACGGCGACCTCTCGCCGTGGCTCGCCGACCTCGAGGCCGGCGAGACCGTCCACGTCGAAGGGCCCTTCGGCCGAATCACCTACGACGGAGAGGGCGATGTCGTCGCGGTCGCCGGCGGCCCCGGCGTCGGCGCGGCGGTCGCCATCGCCGAAGCCGCCCACGAGGCGGGCCACGAAGCGACGGTGATCTACCGGGCCGCCGAGCCCGCACACACCGATCGGCTCGAGGCCCTCGAAGATGCCGGTGCGACGGTCGTCGTCCTCGAGGCGGGCGCGGACGACGAGCTGGCCGAGGCGGTCACGACCCACCGGGAAGCGGGGCAGCTGTACGCGTTCGGTTTCGACGACTTCGTCACGGCCGTCGCCGAGGCGATCGAGGCCGACGGCGGCGATCAGGACGACGCGCTGATCGAGAACTTCGGCTGA
- a CDS encoding 2-oxoacid:acceptor oxidoreductase subunit alpha, with the protein MAEDLNWAIGGEAGDGIDSTGKIFAQALSRAGRHVFTSKDFASRIRGGYTAYKIRTSVDRVQSVVDRLDILVALTQRTIDENLDELHEGSAIIYDGERSWEAEIPDEMTAVDVPLKSLAEDAGGAIMRNVVALGAACKITGFDVEYLDEALEKRFGGKGSKIVENNKEAARLGQEYVEEHYDLEHLGYNVDVTDNDYVLLNGNEAIGMGAIAAGCRFYAGYPITPATSIMEYLTGRIEDYGGHVVQAEDELSAINMALGAARSGARSMTATSGAGIDLMTETFGLVATSETPLVITDVQRSGPSTGMPTKQEQGDLNMALYGGHGEVPRFMITPTSIDECFWKTIEAFNLAEKYQTPVFLVSDLAMSVTEQTFEPETFDMDAVEIDRGKLVDEDEVDEWLDSQGRFRAHAVTEDGVSPRAIPGTTDGAHMSTGLEHDELGRRTEEEDERVQQVDKRYRKVETAQNDEDWDYREFGDEDADNLVISWGSNEGALVEALEYLEEDGIDVRVISVPYIFPRPDLTEEIEAADDTIVVECNATGQFADVIEHDVLTRVKRINKYTGVRFKADELAAQITERLSEEVPA; encoded by the coding sequence ATGGCTGAGGATCTCAACTGGGCGATCGGAGGCGAGGCCGGCGACGGTATCGACTCCACGGGCAAAATCTTCGCTCAGGCACTTTCCCGAGCCGGACGGCACGTATTCACGTCGAAAGACTTCGCGTCGCGGATCCGCGGCGGCTACACAGCCTACAAGATCCGAACGTCGGTCGACCGAGTCCAGAGCGTCGTCGACCGCCTCGACATTCTGGTCGCGCTGACCCAGCGGACCATCGACGAGAATCTCGACGAACTCCACGAGGGCAGCGCCATCATCTACGACGGCGAGCGCTCCTGGGAGGCCGAGATTCCCGACGAGATGACGGCGGTCGACGTCCCCCTGAAATCGCTGGCCGAGGACGCCGGCGGCGCGATCATGCGCAACGTCGTGGCGCTCGGTGCCGCCTGTAAGATCACCGGCTTCGATGTCGAGTACTTGGACGAAGCCCTCGAGAAGCGCTTCGGCGGCAAGGGCTCGAAGATCGTCGAGAACAACAAGGAGGCGGCCCGTCTCGGACAAGAGTACGTCGAGGAGCACTACGACCTCGAGCATCTCGGCTACAACGTCGACGTGACCGACAACGATTACGTCCTGCTCAACGGCAACGAGGCGATCGGTATGGGTGCAATCGCCGCCGGCTGTCGGTTCTACGCCGGCTACCCCATCACGCCCGCGACGTCGATCATGGAGTACCTGACCGGCCGAATCGAGGACTACGGCGGCCACGTCGTCCAGGCCGAAGACGAGTTGTCGGCAATCAACATGGCACTCGGGGCCGCCCGGTCCGGTGCGCGGTCTATGACCGCCACGTCTGGCGCCGGAATCGACCTGATGACCGAGACGTTCGGGCTGGTCGCGACCAGCGAGACGCCGCTGGTCATCACCGACGTGCAGCGGTCGGGCCCCTCGACGGGGATGCCGACGAAACAGGAACAGGGCGACCTCAACATGGCGTTGTACGGCGGCCACGGCGAGGTGCCGCGGTTCATGATCACCCCGACGTCGATCGACGAGTGCTTCTGGAAGACCATCGAGGCGTTCAATCTGGCGGAGAAGTACCAGACGCCGGTCTTCCTCGTCTCCGATCTGGCGATGTCGGTCACCGAACAGACGTTCGAACCCGAGACGTTCGACATGGACGCTGTCGAGATCGACCGCGGCAAACTCGTCGACGAGGACGAAGTCGACGAGTGGCTCGATTCGCAGGGTCGGTTCCGCGCCCACGCCGTCACCGAGGACGGCGTCAGCCCGCGCGCGATCCCCGGCACGACCGACGGCGCCCACATGTCTACCGGCCTCGAGCACGACGAACTCGGTCGGCGTACTGAGGAGGAAGACGAACGCGTTCAGCAGGTCGACAAGCGATACCGCAAGGTCGAGACCGCACAGAACGACGAGGACTGGGACTACCGCGAGTTCGGTGACGAAGACGCCGATAACCTCGTCATCTCGTGGGGATCGAACGAGGGCGCGCTCGTCGAAGCCCTCGAGTACCTCGAGGAAGACGGGATCGACGTCCGCGTCATCTCGGTGCCGTACATCTTCCCGCGGCCGGATCTGACCGAGGAGATCGAGGCCGCCGACGACACGATCGTCGTCGAGTGTAACGCGACCGGCCAGTTCGCCGACGTAATCGAACACGACGTGCTGACTCGTGTCAAGCGCATCAACAAGTACACCGGCGTACGATTCAAGGCCGACGAACTCGCAGCACAGATCACCGAGCGACTCTCCGAGGAGGTACCAGCATAA